The genomic segment TACTACGATTCTGGAGAACTAAAAACCACTGGAAAATTTGAAGAAGGTTTAAAGGATGGAACATGGAAAACCTATTATAAAAACGGAAAAATTAAAGAAAAAGGACGATATAAAAAAGGTAAAAAAGTGGGCGTTTGGAAGATTTATTATAAAAACAACTAACTAATTTACTGTTAAGATTTTAATTCGTATTTTTGCAATACTATTTAAAGAAAAATGAAAGGACCATTATTTTATGCTAAAATTCTTCTTTTTGGAGAATATGGAATTATAAAAGATTCTAAAGGTTTAGCAATTCCGTTTAACACCTACAGAGGTGCATTAAAATCTTCTAAAAACCTTAGAGGAAAAGCAAAAGTTTCTAATGGAAATTTAGAACGTTTTTATGAGTATTTAGCTTCTTTAAAAACGGATATTGTTTCTTTTAATTTAAAAGAATTTAAAACCGATATCGATAACGGAATGTATTTCGACTCTTCCATTCCACAAGGATATGGGGTTGGAAGTTCTGGTGCTTTAGTTGCCTCTATTTACGATAAATACGCCATTGATAAAATTACAGTTTTAGAAAATTTAACAAGAGATAAATTGTTAAAATTAAAACAGATTTTTTCTTTGATGGAATCTTTTTTTCATGGAAAAAGTTCTGGTTTAGACCCTTTAAACAGTTACTTAAGCTTACCAATATTAATCAATTCTAAAGAAAATATAGAACCTGCAGGAATTCCATCTCAAAAAGAAGGAAAAGGAGCGGTTTTCTTATTAGATTCAGAGCAAATTGGAGAAACAGAGCCGATGGTAAACATCTTTATGAATAAGATGAAAAACGAAGGTTTTAGAAAAATGATAAGTGAAGATTTTGCAACTACTACAGATGCTTGTATCGAAGATTTTTTACATGGAAATGTAAAATCTTTGTTTGGCAATGTAAAATTAT from the Polaribacter cellanae genome contains:
- a CDS encoding mevalonate kinase family protein, with amino-acid sequence MKGPLFYAKILLFGEYGIIKDSKGLAIPFNTYRGALKSSKNLRGKAKVSNGNLERFYEYLASLKTDIVSFNLKEFKTDIDNGMYFDSSIPQGYGVGSSGALVASIYDKYAIDKITVLENLTRDKLLKLKQIFSLMESFFHGKSSGLDPLNSYLSLPILINSKENIEPAGIPSQKEGKGAVFLLDSEQIGETEPMVNIFMNKMKNEGFRKMISEDFATTTDACIEDFLHGNVKSLFGNVKLLSKLVLKNFKPMIPAAFHKVWENGIATNDYYLKLCGSGGGGYILGFTEDYEKAQKSLKDYKLELVYRF